The Aspergillus flavus chromosome 6, complete sequence nucleotide sequence TTGCAGTTCGACCATCCCCAGCGAGGTTCTGCGTTCTTCCACAATCTGCATCTCTTCAATTACCTTTGCGCAAGCAAAGGTCTGTACAGTGCTGGGGCTTTGTATCGCACCTGAAATCTAAGAGATGACGTGACCgttaataatagaattaagTACACGAATATAATGGGGAAAATCAACTACTGGCAATGTCTTTGGGACAAGACGCTCTGCGCTCATGCTTGACATTGACATCAGTCAATATtcggttcttcttttccggTAGGAGTAGGGAAGCACGTTATTAATCAAATAGGTATGTAGGAGTACATTCATCCATGCATGAGACAAGTGAAAAGTCGTAATATGTTTATCAAATATTCGGCAGCCTGCATGTCAAAAGGCAGTAAGCTGAGAAGCTACTCGCAAAACCGCCACGAAATAGAATGACTGATCGTATCAATTTTGGCGTAGTCGAAAGATGGTTTgaaggtggaagaagaaaaggcaaatgTGAACAAGAGGAACCATCGTGACCACATGCCTGAGGCTACTCAACCTTCCGTCACGGTCACTTTCCATTGCCCCCTCCATCActttccctcctttccctcttcttccccccttttctctgtGACTCACTTCCTTCTGTGGGGTCTTGCAACCAATGCACTATTGACCCAGAATGGAGAATTGCATTGACTCCATATGCAAGTATCGATCGGAGTGGTTCGAGTGGCTGGGAATGGAGTCTCCCTCTTCAACGTGGCATGCAGACATCGCAGCAATTCCTTGGGTGGATCTCCCGCTTCACTTGACTTGTGGACGGATTGATTCATGTGGCATCTCTAGAGGGGTGTTTTTCGGTTACGTGCAaaaccaatcaatcaatcatccTAGTTCGTTACCGCTACTGGAGTTAAGATCAACGCCGATGTCAGATCTCTGCATGGGCCCAGTTTATTTGAAACCGAGTGAGGCCTACCCAGTGGCCATTTcgttttgctttctttctcatttctTCCGGAAAACATGACCCTTGATGTCACATCCGCTCATTCGTTGAATAGCCATGGCACTTGATCCACGACGCAGAAACCAAGTGGGTGTTGTTTGGCGGTCAGACGGCGCCATCCAGCGACTAACAGCAGCAGAAGTGCCCAAAGCAGGAACACAACTCCCCATCGGTCAGGGTGACCTGGTGCCCCTCAGTGGCCCCCAACCTGGTCCTTTGGTGAAACTATTCGACTTTATGCTGCCTCTGAAAACATGAGCACTGAGGTATTTTTAAGTCCAAAGCCCAACTAAGTATTTTAGCCTGGGCCTTTCGAGCTAGAATTCGGATACCGTTATTAGCATCATATCCTGTTACAGTTATTTATGGTGATTATAATTCTCTGATGAATACTGGAAAATAATAGTGAGGAGTACTGTGTTGTCTTTAGCTCCGTCTTGGCCGATACTGACTCCACCACTACCAATCACCATCCTCCACCTCAACCCTGGTATCGTCGCCTCATTCACCTCAACTTCTGAGTCCTGACATGGTGCGGTTTTACGCTTGGCTCATCTGCAGTATCCACCGTTTCCTGATAGGCGCCCCATCCGATGCCGGCAGGGCCACCTACAGGACCGTCCGCCAGGCTTTCCCCACGGTGACCTGGCGGCGTGAGAGCGTTTTCTTCCCCTCGTTTCTAGCTTCACCGATAGGTAACATCATGGGTCTCTTGACCGTCTTCCGACAGGATTTCGTCTTTTCAGCATGGGAACGCAGAGCCAGTCAAGTCGACACTTCGTCGGAATTGGTTTGCCTTCGGACGCATTGCGAGCTTATGCAATAATACCTGCTATGCTAGACCGTGTTTTGCATCACTAGAGCGGGTTGTTTCCTTCGGGAAcgaatctttctttttgttagcTACTGATCAGTCCTGATTGGATATCAGTTGGGCACTCTTGGGATATTCCCCCGTACAGATAGCTTGGCCGTGAAGTAATATATCTTGTCACCTTGTGGCTCCTTCTTTAACGTCCCATTCTACTCTCACTCGATCATTAGTGTTCGTACATctatatatcctttcttttctccatacatctttctttctcccgTTACAACCTTAAGTCAATCTTCAGATTGTGGTCCTATCCTTGCGAGGACGAAGTCTTGAAGCATTTGGTACTGCTTCCGTCCCCTATACCATACTACGTACCCAAGGTCTATCCGTCGCCTGCATACTCGCTCACAACCCGGCGAGTCCTTCTCTTTATTGGACATGCCTGTATCACATCTTACCTTGACTGTCTCCCATCTCCCCACCTCAACgtcattcttcctctcctgtcTACAACCCCTGGGATATCAGTTCATTGGTCGTCATGACGATTATATTGGCTTCGGCCAGAACCCCGGGGAACCGGCAGATTTCTGGATAACCGAGCAAAAGCCAGGGTAAGTGAAAGCAGCCAACCCACGCCAACCGAAGTTGTGTGCTGACTCGCTTTTTAGGGTGCCAGCTGGCGCCGCACATGTTGCATTTCCTGCACCATCAAAGGATGCAGTAGGCCAGTTCTTCATCCACGCGTTGAAGGCTGGTGGGAAGATTCACGGAGAGCCAAAAACCCGTGACTCGGAATCTGGCTACTACAGCGCAGCCATCATCGATGTTGATGGCAACAGTATAGAGGCCGTTTACCGTCCGAGCAGCTCATCAGCTAGGTCAGAGGTTAGCAGGTCGGCTTTGGCTCTGCTCGAGAATGGCTCGGTCGTATCTAAGACAGCCCCCTCGATTGTCTCGAAAGCGACAAGCAAAGCCAGCTCTGTCAAGCCCGAGAGCGTGGCTTCTTCCAGATCTGAAGCTAGATCTTATGTTTCCAAGGCGACGACTGCTGTAGAACGAGCTGCACCATCGGTCATTTCCCGCGAAGTTCAGCCGGCGCCGTCACCAACGTATGTCGTGCATCACACCACTCAGAAAACTGACGATGGTATGGCAGCGAAGACCATTGTTGGTACTCTTATCGGAGCTGCTGCGGGCGCAGCTATTGCATACGCTATGTCAAAAGGCGATTCAGAGCCTTCTGAAACTACACCCCCGCCCCAATATACTCCCCGGGATCTTGCACAACTCATATCTCCGTCCCAAGCCCAATCTCCCTCTCAGGAACTGCAAGGCTTTAGAGCCATCGAGGCTCCCCCGGCCAGAAGTGTCTACTCTCATTCGGAAGTACGTCCGACTTTGACTCGCAGTGTCACCTCAAAGAACCCTCGTGCAAGCACCATTTACGAGGGATCAGAATTTGTTCCACGGGGAGGTGGGGGCAGCGTTTATCTTGATCAGAACGGACGCCGGTCCTCTGAGGGAAGCGTGTACAGTGGCAGCGATTACCCTATCAGAGCCATTGAATACCCACCATCGGTTGATTCCCGGGGTTACGAGGCCACTCTGATCAGCAGCTTCCATGACAAGTCACGAGCGATGGACAATGGAAGTGTGtattcatcatcgacaatcaGGCCATCCAAAGCCAACTATCAAGACCATCACTCTTCACACAGCTCGCACCACTCGTCGCATCATTCTTCTCGTCATTCTTCCCGCCATTCAATTGCAAGATCTCATTCCAGTAGCACTGTCTCAGCCACGCGTAGTGCCTGCAACGTCCCACTTCCCGAAGGCTCTATAGCATCCTTTGCTTCCAGCCGCAGCGGTGCTAAATCGGGTGTTTCTGCTCGCAATATCCCGCTCCCGGAGAGTGTATATGATGATGTCGACGTCGAAACCAATGTTACTCCTGATGATTCAATCAGCCAAGTTGATGATTCGAGAAGGTCCTCTGTCTCCCATCGTTCCCACGTCTCTAAAGCGGCTTCCCGGATTTCTAAACATTCCAGCAAATTTGACGAGCCCGTCAAGCCAAGTGACAGTGTGAGCCAGGTTTCGAGCCATGCTTCGAGAGCATCACAGCGGACCATCAAGGCAGGCGGCAGCGTAGCGGGAGGCTCCAAGGCTCCTTCCAAGGTCAGCAGCCGGAGGGGAAGCCAAGTTGCATAGGGGTGATtttgctctcttctcttccccctaCACCAACCACTTCGTCTGTTTTATTACCTCTCTGGCCTCTCCTCATCGCACTCATCTACAGCTCCACCGTCATTTTATCTCTATATGCTTAGTCTTTCATAATCCTTCATATTTTCACGGCATACGAAACTAAAGTGTGGCATGTTCACAGCATCACCATTGGCGTTATGTTATGTATACATTCGGAGAAGTTATTGCTTTTTGGGATCGATTTAACTATCAACTATGTTTCTATATCGACAGAAGCGTTGTCCGAGAAAGAGGAGCAATCTATACCAGACTCGGACAAGAAGTGCAAAGCCTTCCTTCTGACAAGATACAAACGTAGACAGGAGAGAATAGACTTGATGATTTTATCTTCAGACCTCGGCCGGTGTACACATAGCGTGCTCTGTTTTTAGATTACATGGGGAGTTCAGATATCgagatacatatatatacgcATCATTGTGACACATCTTCTAGCCTTGGGCGACCGTATCTCGGTAGACATGAAACTCTATACTCCTGGCCGTGTAGACTACCATGAATACCGGGCAACTGTCCCGCGAAATACACACAAGGCGTTACATACAACCACGCCACTTGGACGAGAAATGTAAGATAAGGCATCATCAATAAAACTGGGTTGGATTGGCCTTTGCCTCGATAGCTGCTATCTGATACAAACGCCAACACCAGtacaccatcaccacctgATCTCCTCACGCCATCTCATAACCATCACACCTCAGGCAAGCCTTCACGACCGTAccagcaacatcctcctccatcccatccccGGCCCAAGGACGGACCCACGAGCCTTGGGCTATATGCTTATCACGTAATTTGCCCGACTCCATTGATTGAAACAAAAAGATGCCATGAATGCATGAATATTGGTCATAATGATCGTTGGATATGACATTTTCCCGCCGACAGGAAAAAAGGGTAAAGAAAATGGGTAACAAGTAATTTAAGACACGCAAAtggaaaaacaaggaaaggatctACGATCACGGTACGCCAGGCTTCGGATCTGATCTAACGGAACGAAAGAAGACGCAGAAGCGATTTGGAAGACCAAGGTGGCCGTGTTTTATTGAGATTCGAAGATCAGATAGCATATTTCCGGGTCCATTCGCGGGCGGTCGCTTCATACCGACCGCGGTCAGTCTTGTACACATGCGCAATTTCAGGCACCAACGGGTCGTCTGGGTTGGGGTCTGTAAGCATCGAACAGATGGACAGCAGCACTGCGAAGGTACGGTTAGTCTCGGAAACGGCGATCGCGGGGTACGGACGACGAACCTTTAGAGATTGTGAGAGCAGGGCTCCATTGGTCTCTAAGAATGTCCAGACAGATACTGCCATTTGAGTTGATGTTGGGGTGGTAGATACGGGTGGTGAAGTTGACCTTAGGCGGCTTGAATGGGTAGTCGGTAGGGAAGTGGATTGCTAGGAAGAAAACGCCTCCCGAGTATGGAGAGTCACCCTGATGAGCCAATCGCATTAGTGGTTATGTTTCGCAAGCATACAAAAGGTGAGTGGGCAAGCCACAAGGTCCCTGTTTGTCTATAAAAGGACGAGTGCTCAAGgcagccaagaaaaagaggtaCAATTGGGATTTCACTCACAGGACCCATAATAGTAGCTTGCCAGTGGAACTGCAATAAGATTGCCTGTCAGTAATTTCGCTCCAGAATAGTTTGCGATCGACGAGTGCAGGGGTGCGGGGGCCACAGCGTTGGCCCCGCGACACCGCCGTCAACGGAACGAATTGATATGTAGGACCAGGGGTTTCCGGAGAATCATACCAAGTCTTCACCTACAGGTCCAGCGGAGCAGGAGGAGGGAGGATCACTACAGAAGAATGGGAGCGTTAGCATTTCGGGGTACAGTGATCCATCAAAGGAGGGTATAGTTTAGGAAGTGCTTCATCAACCCCCCGCGGGAATAGTGGGGTGTCTCGCTCAGCGGCACAATGGAGAACGAGGGGAAATCATGGAGACAGAAAgagatatagatatcttACCGGCCGAGGTCAGAGAGTTCCTTGTTAATTCTCTTAAGAGCCATTTTGTTGGTAatgtgatttttttttttagaaaaaaaaaaataagagagtgagagagagaggcttTTAAAGCGACCGCTCAGTCGAAAGAGCGGTTGGTATCGAATTTAAGAAATCTGCACAACACAATCCGGTCAGTACTTTTAAGGCTGGAGGTGATGGAAGactaatattatctataggATGtaatgagaaggaagagaaggaatacatcaaaaatcaaaagaaagttTTTTCTGGGGGGAAAAGGagtgttggtggtggaagtaCTCACAGTGAGAATGATTACGTCGGAGGGGGGgcaaaaggagaaagagggggaaTTGGgctgaaagaagaaaaagaggaagagggagagagggagagacagagagaaagggaaaggcaaGAGTGGATGAGCGAGATCCAGTGACCGTATTACCGGTCATGATATTTTACCATACGTGCCTTCCTCTCAGCCACATCCCCTCTTGAGCCACACAGAGATACTACGGGTCTACTAGTACGTCAGTGCTCCGTACAGTAGTACGAAATTGGTAGTGCTCTGTAAGTTTGCGCAAGTGCCAAAGTTGACCCCGAAGGTAAGGTATCGCCACTTTCAGCCATGGTTCTTGTCTATGACTGGACACTAGTTAACTACATTACCATGCCTGAaattctctctcttttttttttctctcaaGGCCTTCTTACATGTACAATTGCATAACAGAAATCACCATATAAAATACATACAATGGAGACCCGCCTTGTTGCTACACTTTGTAcctgtatgtatgtacatacacatacggaggatactactagtacagaagttctttcccttccactCACAGATGGCAAGGTCTGACAGACACCCGCCCAGCCACACAGACACACAAACACAcagacacacacacacacacacacacacactcactcactcactcactcactctcacttactctctctctctctctctctctttctttctgtgtATGTGTGTAGAATAATTCAACGCATTCTCGAATTACTTCCTCCCTCTTCAGCGACTCCACGTCCAGATCTCGATCAAAACGTCATTTTCATATTGAGCCCACGCATACATCAAGCCTCGCGTGCCCACGTGGCGCAGTCGAATATCACGTGTATATAAGGTACTGATTCTCGAAGGCTCTGCTGTACTACCAAGTAGTAATAGTACTGCGACTTAGCGCCTAGCGAGTGGGGATTGACCAGTGATAGTCATGGCGCAATGGACTGGTTTAGTAGGACGTTGAACACTGTTATTTGACTAGATGTACCATTTGTCTCTCGACCTGTCTAACTACTATAGTTATACACATTACTGTTCCCAAATCAGTCGCAAGCGATTCTACGAGGATGACAGCGACAAGTGTCCTAAACAAACGCCTGGACTCCAGTGATGGCGCGCCCCAGAATCAATGCTATACCAATCATTAGCATCAGGCCCCTCATGCTGGAAGGAACGTCGATTTTTAATTCGGTCAGATACTCACAGTGAATGTCGCTCTGTCCTTCGTATGTCTGCACTACAAACAGGTTGGCTACGTGCCGGCCGATATGGTATTCGTCGCTGGTCGCATTTCCGCCGAAGACTTCTTGAAGTCTATCGGGGGGTTAAGGTTAGTACATCTCGACCGGGAAAGGAAATGGGTGTGGAACTACATACATCCGAGAGTTGGCCAGGGCCCGGTCACAGTTTTGTCTTTTAATCATGGAGATCATTTCAGGGGTAGATTTGCCTTCGTCCTTGAGCCTAGCAACCTGGGTTGCTGCTAGCGTTCCATAAGCAGCATCTGTGGCAGCATCCGCCAACTTCTTCTGGATTAATTGATACTTCGCCAGTGGGTTGCCCTTGAATTGCTTCCGCTCTAAGGCATAGGTCCGGGCACGGCTAAGGCAGTCTTCAAGAGCCCCCATGGCACCAAAGGCGATACCTAGTCGGGCACTGTTAAGACAGGTGAAAGGTCCAGTGAGGCCTTCAACATCGGGGAACATATTCTCCTTTGGAACCGGACAGTCATCCATTTGAATCATACCGGTGATAGACGCCCGTAAGGCGGTCTTATTTTTGATGGCCGGAGTCTCCAAGGTGCCGGGAGGGCATTGGTCACGTTCCACCACAAACCCGCGGATCTTGCCTGTGCTCTCCAGCTTGGCCCATACTATCAAAATGTCGGAGATGGGGGAGTTAGTAATCCAAGTCTTCGTGCCGGAGAGCGAATAATAGCCCTTTTTAGTAGGATGCTCTCGCGCAACTGTTTCCATAGAACCAGGGTCCGAGCCATGGTTAGGTTCCGTGAGACCAAAACAACCCGCAATCTTTCCCTTGGCTAGCCCTGGCAGAAATCTATCCTTTAGCTCCTGGGATCCAAACTCGTAGATGGCCGTCATCGCTAGCGAGCTCTGCACAGACATCCCTGATCGGTATCCGGAATCCACTCGTTCAACCTCCTTAGTGATCAGACCCGATGCAACAGTGCTGGCACCTGCACAACCATAACCCTCAATGCTGGCGCCAAGAAGGCCCAGTTCGCCCATTTCTTCTAGTATTTTGCGATCATAGTTCTCGTTTCGATAAGCATCTGACAGACCCTCATAAGTTAGCATTCATATCCATTATCCCTCTGTGCAATGAACCGAGGCTTTCATATACAGGTGTCAGCTCTGCTAAGGTGAGAGATCGCATACCGAGAACCCGGGGTAACAAGCGTTCCTGGCAATACTGTCGCGCCGTGTCTTGAATCGCCAATTCCTCCTCCGTATACAGCTCCGATGCAGCCAGAGGATCTTCCCAATTGAAGGCGGTCGCGAAACCACGCACCGACGCATTGAGTGAAGCTGTTGGTGCATTGTGCACGTGGCTTGCCGACTGGAGGCGACGTGAAGCCGCACGGAGCAATGATCGATTCATGATGGGTAGTATAAGGCGCGGTGACAGATAAAAACCTTCTCAAGCAAAGGTGGACGTCAATAAGCTCTTTCTATGGATATATAAGCGTTTTACAGCAGAATTGGCAGCTAGTACGGCATACGtgaatagaaatagtagtTGTTGCGGGGAAGCTGTTTGAATCGCTCGAACTTAAAAAAAGGCCGAACTTAAAGAAAGCAAGACTTTCCCTCGGCAATCGCTCCGGGTGTCGGCCTCCCGTTTGGATACTTCCGCATCCATCTTCCGCAACCACAGGAATAGCCGTAAGTCCGTTGATACAAGACGGATATCAGAAAACAGGGCCCTATCATTCAATACATCCTATGGGAAGTGCAGGTGGATATCCGGTATTTCCCCACCCGCTATCTATTGGTTTCGGCTTGGGTTCCGTTTCCTCGGCAGTGTCACCCAATGAACTAGTAGAGCTTCATATATACCATATTCGATGTAAAACGTAAGGGGAaaggggagggaagaaaagaagaaaaagaaatcaatggAAGTAAGTAGTCATTATCCAACCTCCCAGTTGTACCGTAGAATGGCTCGTGGACATGCtgtcatcctcatcatgtTATGCACTACGATCTAGCATCAAGCCAGATCGTACACTTCTCGATTTCTATGTACGCCGAGATTGTTATACAATCAGTTCATTGACTTGAGAGACTTGGAATATGGCACATATTAGGTAATTCCGTGTGAAATGCTGCAGCGGTTGGTTTGATAGGCGAGGTCTCCTCACTCTCTAATGAGTGAAGCTAAGTGTGCCGGCTGCGAGACCTAGTAGTGAAGTCTGCCATTATGAGGCATGTTGAGGATAAGTTCTATCCCCGGGCTTCAGAGGAAATCGGAAGATCCGTCTGTAAGTCATAAGACAAGGTCTCCAATACGGAGAGTTTTACGGTTCATGCGCCAGCACCCCGAGCGAGACCTCTCTCCAAATGGAAGCTCTCGGTGTACAAAAGACTCAGTAAATTAGGCTTCACCACCTCATGAAGATACGCCTCAGAGCACTCCAGTGCTTTATAGGAGCTAACCAAGGTTGTAACCAGGAAAAGGGATGTATAACAAGCACTTCCCTATCACAATCTGCAAAGGTTCAtggaggcggcggcggcggcggcctGAATCAGGCAGGCATTTGGGACTGAAGAAAGTCAAAGACCCCTGTAGGGAAATACTCCTCGTCGAAGCCCCACAAATCAGCCATCATAGGATCCACAGAACCCTCCGAGAGACCTGGTTGTTGCTTCGATTGTGCCGCAGCAGACTCCAATCCACTGCCCCTCTCAGCAGACAAGGGAGCTATTCCTAGTAGCGGGGGCGGATGGTTCAGTATAGTATCCCGCTCGCCCAGTGGTTGGG carries:
- a CDS encoding putative glutaryl-CoA dehydrogenase is translated as MNRSLLRAASRRLQSASHVHNAPTASLNASVRGFATAFNWEDPLAASELYTEEELAIQDTARQYCQERLLPRVLDAYRNENYDRKILEEMGELGLLGASIEGYGCAGASTVASGLITKEVERVDSGYRSGMSVQSSLAMTAIYEFGSQELKDRFLPGLAKGKIAGCFGLTEPNHGSDPGSMETVAREHPTKKGYYSLSGTKTWITNSPISDILIVWAKLESTGKIRGFVVERDQCPPGTLETPAIKNKTALRAARLGIAFGAMGALEDCLSRARTYALERKQFKGNPLAKYQLIQKKLADAATDAAYGTLAATQVARLKDEGKSTPEMISMIKRQNCDRALANSRILQEVFGGNATSDEYHIGRHVANLFVVQTYEGQSDIHSLILGRAITGVQADPPSSCSAGPVGEDLFHWQATIMGPGDSPYSGGVFFLAIHFPTDYPFKPPKVNFTTRIYHPNINSNGSICLDILRDQWSPALTISKVLLSICSMLTDPNPDDPLVPEIAHVYKTDRGRYEATAREWTRKYAI